A genomic region of Candidatus Micrarchaeia archaeon contains the following coding sequences:
- a CDS encoding Fic family protein: protein MDENIFERILRKRKELDKLRPFNQGALKKLRETFNVELTYNSNAIEGNSLTLNETRLVLEEGITIGGKPLKEHLEVTNHQKAIEFVEMLVKKPKVEEIDVLNIHALILDRIDPQNAGFYRNCAVRITGTTYFPPNPVKVPNLIQEVYSLLNSKPGEPIETAAMIHLKFVNIHPFVDGNGRTARLLLNLYLMRHGYPPVIILRAERKKYINSLVLAQMKNDYQSFIDFIAKAVERSLDIYLDCLGTNPKEYFSLAEASKHSKYSMEYLSLLARTGKIEAVKFGRNWKITKEAIEEYEKEHGGK, encoded by the coding sequence ATTGATGAAAATATTTTCGAAAGAATCCTCCGAAAGAGAAAAGAACTAGATAAACTTAGACCATTCAATCAGGGTGCTCTAAAGAAACTACGCGAAACATTTAATGTTGAACTTACCTATAATTCAAATGCTATAGAGGGGAACTCCCTCACGCTTAATGAAACGCGTCTTGTTTTGGAAGAAGGGATAACTATTGGCGGAAAACCACTTAAGGAACATTTAGAAGTCACAAATCATCAAAAGGCAATAGAGTTTGTTGAAATGCTGGTGAAAAAGCCAAAGGTTGAAGAAATTGATGTTCTGAATATTCATGCACTCATTTTAGATAGAATTGATCCTCAAAATGCAGGTTTTTACAGAAATTGCGCAGTTAGAATCACTGGAACGACATATTTTCCCCCAAACCCCGTAAAGGTGCCTAATTTAATCCAAGAGGTATACTCACTATTGAATTCAAAACCTGGTGAACCCATTGAAACTGCGGCAATGATACACCTGAAATTTGTCAACATCCACCCGTTTGTTGATGGGAACGGCCGGACTGCGCGTTTATTGCTGAACCTTTATCTTATGCGGCATGGTTATCCCCCAGTTATTATTTTGCGTGCAGAACGTAAGAAGTATATTAACTCTTTGGTGCTTGCCCAGATGAAAAATGATTACCAATCGTTTATAGATTTTATAGCCAAGGCAGTTGAGCGCTCGCTTGACATTTACTTGGATTGTCTGGGAACAAATCCAAAAGAGTATTTCAGTTTAGCTGAGGCGTCAAAGCATAGTAAATACAGTATGGAATACCTTAGTTTGCTTGCTCGCACTGGCAAAATCGAGGCAGTTAAGTTTGGCCGCAACTGGAAAATAACAAAAGAAGCCATTGAGGAATATGAAAAAGAACACGGTGGAAAGTGA
- the endA gene encoding tRNA-intron lyase produces the protein MAVTLDINIKKKEIKVSDPSSVGSLSKSYYGTMEKGIITLFPEEALYLIDIRNAKCYDESGNSYSFNDVAFMFLKEKKLMARYFTYKDWRDRGLIARPIKELDTKYDRSPIKKYPSKKINFDKYSIEGLFFEDDLISIIDESIAGKELYDKYWIGQYASYKAEKRGNISKLDIYETLFLLNYSNFALRNATKKDVEEAGKKIHKNFKLMYEVYEDWRQMGFILKTGFKFGTHFRLYFPGASPIRDIKDWIHSKHVVHIFPKASKMIISEWARAIRVAHSVKKTFILAIPGEKESEKEKKTNLDFILYHRVKGGIEIPKDGKPKYLMLSLSEEEYIGGQELSEAIEECAEAGLQLLLAIADRETSVTYYLVKRIDLPGSKYEYYEIEWVQP, from the coding sequence ATGGCAGTTACATTAGATATTAATATTAAAAAAAAGGAAATTAAGGTAAGTGATCCTTCATCTGTTGGTTCATTATCTAAAAGTTACTATGGAACAATGGAAAAAGGAATTATTACTTTATTTCCAGAAGAAGCTCTTTATTTAATAGACATAAGAAATGCCAAATGTTATGATGAATCAGGAAATTCATATTCTTTTAATGATGTTGCATTTATGTTTCTAAAAGAAAAAAAATTAATGGCTAGATATTTTACATATAAAGACTGGAGAGATAGGGGATTAATTGCTAGACCTATTAAAGAATTAGATACAAAATATGATAGAAGCCCAATTAAAAAATATCCTTCAAAAAAAATAAATTTTGATAAATACTCAATAGAAGGATTATTTTTTGAGGATGATTTAATATCTATAATTGATGAATCTATTGCAGGAAAGGAATTATATGATAAATATTGGATTGGACAATATGCATCCTATAAAGCTGAAAAAAGAGGCAATATATCAAAATTAGATATTTATGAGACTTTATTTTTATTAAATTACTCTAATTTTGCATTAAGAAATGCAACAAAAAAAGATGTTGAAGAAGCAGGAAAAAAAATACATAAAAACTTCAAATTAATGTATGAAGTTTATGAAGATTGGAGACAAATGGGATTTATATTAAAAACTGGATTTAAATTTGGAACTCATTTTAGATTATATTTCCCTGGCGCAAGCCCAATAAGAGATATAAAAGATTGGATACACTCAAAACATGTAGTTCATATTTTTCCAAAAGCAAGCAAAATGATAATTTCAGAATGGGCAAGAGCCATTAGAGTTGCGCACTCAGTTAAAAAAACTTTTATTTTAGCAATTCCTGGTGAAAAAGAAAGTGAAAAAGAAAAAAAGACTAATTTAGATTTTATTTTATATCATCGTGTAAAAGGTGGAATTGAAATACCAAAAGATGGAAAACCAAAATATTTAATGCTCTCATTAAGTGAAGAAGAATATATTGGAGGACAAGAACTATCAGAAGCAATTGAAGAATGCGCAGAAGCAGGTCTTCAATTATTATTAGCAATAGCAGATAGAGAAACTTCAGTTACTTATTATTTAGTAAAACGTATAGATCTCCCAGGAAGCAAGTATGAATACTATGAAATAGAATGGGTACAGCCTTAA
- a CDS encoding thioredoxin family protein, with product MTIYVEIITSPNCIHSPKAVKLIKKVTKEMKGVIIKEVSLLTEEGQERAEGYDIESTPSIIINGEVICEGLPNKKEMKEIIDTVIYEEKQKVSYFF from the coding sequence ATGACAATATATGTTGAAATAATCACTTCACCTAATTGCATTCATTCTCCTAAAGCAGTTAAATTAATAAAAAAAGTTACAAAAGAAATGAAAGGAGTTATTATAAAAGAAGTAAGTCTTTTAACTGAAGAAGGACAAGAAAGAGCAGAAGGATATGATATTGAATCCACACCCTCTATTATCATAAATGGAGAAGTGATTTGTGAAGGATTACCTAATAAAAAAGAAATGAAAGAAATAATAGATACAGTAATATATGAAGAAAAACAAAAAGTTAGTTATTTCTTTTAA
- a CDS encoding class III signal peptide-containing protein, protein MKGQISAEMLIILAIVLAVAVFLAVQLTGMTEKFGEKVDQTGKILDCQTANLIQGSYCYDDIDCGNETTWNCTDNKCVLDGPCSE, encoded by the coding sequence ATGAAAGGACAGATTTCGGCAGAAATGTTGATTATTCTTGCAATAGTTCTTGCAGTTGCAGTATTTTTAGCTGTTCAATTAACTGGGATGACTGAAAAATTTGGTGAAAAGGTAGACCAAACAGGAAAAATACTTGATTGCCAAACAGCAAATTTAATTCAAGGTTCATACTGCTATGATGATATAGATTGTGGAAATGAAACTACTTGGAACTGCACAGACAATAAATGTGTTTTAGATGGGCCTTGCAGTGAATAA
- a CDS encoding proteasome assembly chaperone family protein: METFIKEIKKVKMNKPILIEGLPGIGLVGKLVADLIIEELKAEKIAELYSPHFPHQVIMQKSGIIKDIKNDFYLIKRKDNDLLILIGETQAITSEAQYNITEVIIDYIKKNDCKLIITLGGYGTGIGTKNPKIFGAVNDEKLIGEYSKFDIQFGKTKGAIIGAAGLLLSLGRMKDIQGICIMGETHGGYVDANAAKEMIKVLSKIFDLELSTKKLDNKAKENKKLLDKIQEQTKDQSIQNMGDLNLSYIR, encoded by the coding sequence ATGGAAACCTTTATCAAAGAAATAAAAAAAGTAAAAATGAACAAACCTATCTTAATAGAAGGTCTTCCAGGAATTGGATTAGTAGGTAAATTAGTTGCTGATTTAATAATTGAAGAATTAAAAGCAGAAAAAATTGCAGAATTATATTCTCCTCATTTTCCTCACCAAGTAATAATGCAAAAATCTGGAATAATAAAAGATATAAAAAATGATTTTTATTTAATTAAAAGAAAAGATAATGATTTATTAATTTTAATAGGAGAAACACAAGCAATTACAAGTGAAGCACAATATAATATTACTGAAGTAATAATTGATTATATTAAAAAAAATGATTGTAAATTAATAATTACACTCGGCGGATATGGAACTGGAATAGGAACTAAAAATCCAAAAATATTTGGAGCAGTTAATGATGAAAAATTAATTGGAGAATATTCTAAATTTGATATTCAATTCGGAAAAACTAAGGGTGCTATAATTGGAGCAGCGGGCTTGCTTCTTTCTTTAGGACGAATGAAAGATATACAAGGAATATGTATTATGGGAGAAACACATGGTGGATACGTAGATGCAAATGCAGCAAAAGAAATGATTAAAGTTTTATCAAAAATATTTGATCTTGAATTAAGCACAAAAAAATTAGATAACAAAGCAAAAGAAAATAAAAAATTATTAGATAAAATTCAAGAACAAACTAAAGATCAATCTATTCAAAATATGGGAGATTTAAATCTCTCATATATAAGATAA
- a CDS encoding S1 RNA-binding domain-containing protein: MPEEGELVLVKIKKILPYGAFCDLEEYKKEGFVHISEVASRWIKNIHEFVSEGKSDVAKVIKVDKEKGQIDLSLKQVTESDKKRKIDFVRKDKRVNKLIEQAGKQSKLKDKEIEDIKNKLIDEFGELSDALEEISAEGKEALKNLKLPKKFEEELIILSKKAIKKQKAIIRGILNMCVYEPEGVDIIKKTLSGIKSSKNILIDILYVGAPRYEITIEADDYKTAEKTLEKIIKTIKEKTADKVVEISFEKKEREK; encoded by the coding sequence ATGCCAGAAGAAGGAGAACTTGTTTTAGTTAAAATAAAAAAAATACTGCCATATGGAGCTTTTTGTGATTTAGAAGAATATAAAAAAGAAGGATTTGTACATATTTCTGAAGTTGCATCAAGATGGATTAAAAATATTCATGAATTTGTATCAGAAGGAAAATCAGATGTTGCAAAAGTAATAAAAGTAGATAAAGAAAAGGGGCAGATAGATCTTTCTTTAAAACAAGTAACTGAATCAGATAAAAAAAGAAAAATTGATTTTGTAAGAAAAGATAAAAGAGTAAATAAACTAATAGAACAAGCAGGAAAACAATCAAAATTAAAAGATAAAGAAATTGAAGATATTAAAAATAAATTAATTGATGAATTTGGAGAATTATCTGATGCTTTAGAAGAAATTTCTGCAGAAGGAAAAGAGGCATTAAAAAATTTAAAATTACCCAAAAAATTTGAAGAAGAACTAATTATTTTATCAAAAAAAGCAATTAAAAAACAAAAAGCAATTATTAGGGGCATATTAAATATGTGTGTATATGAACCTGAGGGTGTTGATATAATTAAAAAAACTCTTAGCGGAATAAAATCTTCAAAAAATATACTAATTGATATTTTATATGTCGGCGCACCTAGATACGAAATCACTATTGAAGCAGATGATTATAAAACAGCAGAAAAAACATTAGAAAAAATAATAAAAACAATAAAAGAAAAAACAGCAGATAAAGTGGTTGAAATATCTTTTGAAAAGAAAGAGAGGGAAAAATAA
- a CDS encoding 50S ribosomal protein L44e — MKYPKETKTYCPKCKKHTTHKAKVESTSKARGKTTKGSRKHERILKGYGGKRKGNPTIKKQGKRQKVVLTCEECGKKHQRVIGTRTKKKLEVTAKTK; from the coding sequence ATGAAATATCCAAAAGAAACAAAAACATATTGTCCAAAATGTAAAAAACACACAACACATAAAGCAAAAGTAGAATCTACTTCAAAAGCAAGAGGTAAAACTACAAAAGGATCTAGAAAACATGAAAGAATATTGAAAGGTTATGGTGGAAAAAGAAAAGGTAATCCAACAATTAAAAAACAAGGAAAAAGACAAAAAGTCGTATTAACTTGTGAAGAATGCGGTAAAAAACACCAAAGAGTAATAGGCACAAGAACTAAGAAAAAATTAGAAGTAACAGCAAAAACAAAATAA
- a CDS encoding HD domain-containing protein translates to MELNADLENKIKEVALRYMENARPNWDVPHMYATVFYIKKLIEKEGGNPNILIPTMYLHDIGYAGLISEPYSFEHIEKVKQNHMKIGAELSEKYSKK, encoded by the coding sequence ATGGAACTTAATGCTGATCTTGAGAATAAAATTAAAGAAGTAGCTCTTAGATATATGGAAAATGCAAGACCAAATTGGGATGTTCCGCATATGTATGCAACTGTTTTTTATATAAAAAAACTTATTGAAAAAGAAGGAGGAAATCCAAATATATTAATACCAACAATGTATCTTCATGATATTGGGTATGCAGGACTTATTTCTGAGCCATACTCTTTTGAACATATTGAAAAAGTAAAGCAGAATCATATGAAAATTGGTGCAGAACTTTCTGAAAAATACTCAAAAAAATAG
- the priS gene encoding DNA primase catalytic subunit PriS: MDKTEEKVKDKFKEYYEKNSIEIPDINKREFGIGSWDKKIEMRHLSFNTDQDLNTYLKKDIPFYISHSSAYYLYPEMRPMEKKEWFGADLIFDLDANKTGDIINDLKEVKDRTIHLVEDFLLTDFGFSKKDLNINFSGSNGYHIHIRNEKIRELDRKERREIVEYINGTGLNLDSIIKKTGDGKFIGPTPNDHGYRGRLARFVMNNPERYKPIKAKEKLFADNWKNVLKNGNWTMIMKSIKKQKLEEDLLSLGVNLSQDIDVNVTIDLARLIRVPNTLHAGSSLCAIKIRDLNSFEPLKDAIVFSDKEIDYEIEIIENIKEMEFNNKTYTSFKKGDKIKTEENYALFLLCKRYAKINKN, translated from the coding sequence ATGGATAAAACAGAAGAAAAAGTTAAAGATAAATTCAAAGAATATTATGAAAAAAATTCTATTGAAATACCTGATATAAATAAAAGAGAATTTGGTATTGGAAGCTGGGACAAAAAAATAGAGATGAGACATTTATCATTTAATACTGACCAAGATCTTAATACTTATTTAAAAAAAGATATTCCTTTTTATATCTCACATTCCTCTGCATATTATTTATATCCTGAAATGAGACCTATGGAAAAAAAAGAATGGTTTGGTGCTGATTTAATATTTGATTTAGACGCAAATAAAACTGGAGACATAATAAATGATTTAAAAGAAGTTAAAGATAGAACAATTCATTTAGTTGAAGATTTTCTTTTAACAGATTTTGGTTTTTCAAAAAAAGACCTAAATATAAATTTTTCAGGTTCAAATGGATATCATATTCACATAAGAAATGAAAAAATAAGAGAATTAGATAGAAAAGAAAGAAGAGAAATTGTTGAATATATAAATGGAACTGGATTGAATTTAGATTCAATAATTAAAAAAACTGGTGATGGTAAATTTATTGGACCAACACCAAATGATCATGGATATAGAGGAAGATTAGCACGTTTTGTGATGAATAATCCAGAAAGATATAAACCAATAAAAGCAAAAGAAAAATTATTCGCAGATAATTGGAAAAATGTTCTTAAAAATGGAAACTGGACAATGATAATGAAATCTATAAAAAAACAAAAATTAGAAGAAGATCTTTTAAGTTTGGGAGTTAATTTATCGCAGGATATAGATGTTAATGTTACTATTGATTTAGCAAGATTAATCCGTGTGCCTAATACACTGCATGCAGGAAGTTCTTTATGTGCAATTAAAATTAGAGATTTAAATTCATTTGAACCATTAAAAGATGCAATTGTATTTTCAGATAAAGAAATAGATTATGAAATAGAGATAATAGAAAATATAAAAGAAATGGAATTTAATAATAAAACCTATACTTCATTTAAAAAAGGAGATAAAATAAAAACAGAAGAAAATTATGCTTTATTCTTATTATGCAAACGATATGCAAAAATCAATAAAAATTAG
- a CDS encoding pyrimidine dimer DNA glycosylase/endonuclease V — MRLWSIHPKYLDKIGLIALWRESLLAKKVLKNQTKGYKNHPQLIRFKKNKDKILMINTYLYYIQKEAENRKYNFDKTKLGRKTKKTILITNKQIEYEFEHLKKKLKKRDKNKYKEIKKIKKIKPHPLFNIKKGEIEKWEKI, encoded by the coding sequence ATGAGATTGTGGAGTATTCATCCAAAATATTTAGATAAAATCGGACTAATTGCTTTATGGCGAGAATCCTTATTAGCAAAAAAAGTATTAAAAAACCAAACAAAGGGATACAAAAATCATCCTCAATTAATAAGATTTAAAAAAAATAAAGATAAAATATTAATGATTAATACTTACTTATATTATATTCAAAAAGAGGCAGAAAATAGAAAATATAACTTTGATAAAACAAAATTAGGAAGAAAAACAAAAAAAACAATCTTAATAACAAATAAACAAATAGAATATGAATTTGAACACTTAAAGAAAAAATTGAAAAAAAGAGATAAAAATAAATATAAGGAAATTAAAAAAATAAAAAAAATCAAACCACACCCATTATTTAATATTAAAAAAGGAGAAATAGAGAAATGGGAAAAAATATAG